From one Lolium rigidum isolate FL_2022 chromosome 4, APGP_CSIRO_Lrig_0.1, whole genome shotgun sequence genomic stretch:
- the LOC124650586 gene encoding eukaryotic peptide chain release factor subunit 1-2-like translates to MVEGYETDKNIEIWKVKKLIKALDAARGNGTSMISLIMPPRDQVSRVSKMLGDEYGTASNIKSRVNRQSVLAAITSAQQRLKLYNRVPSNGLVLYTGTVVTDDGKEKKVTFDFEPFRPINASLYLCDNKFHTEALNELLESDDKFGFIIMDGNGTLYGTLSGNSREIVYKFSVDLPKKHGRGGQSALRFARLRMEKRHNYLRKAAELATQFFINPATNQPNVVGLILAGSADFKTELGKSEMFDQRLQAKILKSVDVSYGGESGFNQAIEMSVEVLSDVKFVQEKKLLGKYFEEISQDTGKYVLGVQDTMSALEMGAVDTLIVWENLDIRRYELKNSVTGETVIKYLNGDQEADQGNFIDDASSGELDVVDRTLLLEWFAENYQQYGCRLEFVTNRSQEGSQFCRGFGGIGGILRYPADIAAYDDDDMLDDDVYEDYE, encoded by the coding sequence ATGGTGGAGGGATACGAAACGGACAAGAACATCGAGATATGGAAGGTCAAGAAGCTGATCAAGGCGCTGGACGCCGCGAGGGGCAATGGCACGAGCATGATCTCCCTCATCATGCCGCCACGCGACCAGGTCTCCCGGGTCTCCAAGATGCTGGGCGACGAGTACGGGACCGCCTCCAACATCAAGAGCAGGGTCAACCGCCAGTCCGTTCTGGCTGCCATAACCTCTGCCCAGCAGAGGTTGAAGCTGTATAATCGAGTTCCCTCGAACGGGCTGGTGCTCTACACCGGCACCGTCGTCACCGACGACGGCAAGGAGAAGAAGGTCACCTTCGACTTCGAGCCGTTCAGGCCCATAAACGCCTCGCTGTACCTCTGCGACAACAAGTTCCACACAGAGGCGCTGAATGAGCTCCTTGAGTCCGACGACAAGTTCGGTTTCATCATCATGGATGGCAATGGGACGCTCTATGGCACGCTGAGTGGCAACAGTAGGGAGATTGTTTACAAGTTTAGTGTGGATCTCCCTAAGAAGCATGGAAGAGGAGGGCAGTCTGCTCTCCGCTTTGCTAGGCTGCGCATGGAGAAGAGGCACAACTACCTGCGTAAAGCGGCTGAGCTCGCAACACAGTTCTTCATCAACCCTGCGACCAACCAGCCGAACGTTGTTGGGCTCATCCTGGCTGGTTCTGCCGATTTCAAGACTGAGCTAGGAAAATCTGAGATGTTCGATCAACGCCTGCAAGCCAAGATCCTCAAGTCGGTCGATGTGTCGTACGGAGGGGAGAGCGGCTTCAACCAGGCTATCGAGATGTCTGTGGAGGTCCTGTCTGACGTCAAGTTTGTTCAAGAGAAGAAGCTCCTTGGGAAGTACTTCGAGGAGATAAGCCAAGACACTGGGAAATATGTCCTCGGTGTGCAGGACACCATGTCAGCTCTTGAGATGGGTGCAGTCGACACGCTGATCGTGTGGGAGAATCTCGACATCAGGCGGTACGAGCTGAAGAATTCTGTGACTGGAGAAACCGTGATCAAGTACCTTAACGGCGACCAGGAGGCAGATCAGGGCAACTTCATAGACGATGCATCGTCTGGTGAACTGGATGTCGTCGACAGGACGCTGCTGCTGGAGTGGTTTGCTGAAAATTACCAGCAGTATGGTTGCAGGCTGGAGTTCGTTACCAACAGGTCGCAGGAAGGATCGCAGTTCTGCAGGGGCTTTGGCGGGATTGGTGGGATCCTCCGCTACCCGGCTGACATCGCTGCCTATGATGATGACGACATGCTGGACGACGACGTCTACGAAGACTACGAATAG